GGTATTCCCACCCCATTATCAGAGTATTCTAAAAATATTTTTTTCCCTTCGCGGAAAATTTTGAGTCCGATCTCTGCATCTATTTTCTCTCCAAATGCATGTTTCATTGAATTTGTAATGAGTTCGTTCAGAATGATCCCAAGTGAAGAAAGAAGTTTTGCGTTTAACTCAATTGGATCTTCTAAAATGTCCATCTTGACTTCGACGAGTTTTGGAAAAATACATACAATTTCCTTAAATATTGCCGGAAAATAATCTTGTAAAGATACAGTGTTGTCTGTTTCCGAATGATAGAGTTTATCATACAAAACAATCATACTTTTAACACGACCTGCTGCTTCATAGAGAATTGTCTGAACATAACTTTCGGATTGAGCTCTTGCCTGTAGAGTTAACAAGGTAAAGATGGAACTCATATTATTTTTTACACGGTGGTGGATTTCCTTGAGTATATTCTCCTTTTCGTGCAATAATTTTTGAATTTTTGATTCCGATAGATTTCTCACGCTGACATCTCTTAAGATTACAGTATATAATTTTTCACCCTTAACTGAAATTTGTGAAATAGATGCTTCAATCGGGAACTCTTCTCCGTTGGCTCGAAGTCCACGAATTTCACCAAGCGCGCCCATTGCTCTTCGACTAACTCCCGTTTTAGAAAATGAATCAATATGACTATCATGTTGGTTACGAAAATCAAGTGGTATCAAACGATCCAAAGGTTGACCAATGATTTCTGTAGATTGGTAACCGAACATTTTTTCAGCAGCTCCATTAAATAGAATGATTCTTTTGGATTGATCAATACTGATGATTGCATCCATAGCAGACTCAATGATTTGAGTGAGTTTTGCTTCTGATTCACGAATATGATTCATGGCATTCAATCGTTCCGATATATCTCTACCTACTGCAATGTAACCAATAGGTAAATCACTTTCATCGTTTAACAATACTTGGTTAACTTCAATATTACGGTTACTTCCATCTTTTGCAACCTGAACTACTTCTCCAATAAAACTACCTTCTATATTAACTTTTGCAATCACATGGTCAGTTGTTAAACTAAGATAATCTGTCCTAAGAGTATCTAAAACAGATTTCCCCATAACTTCTTCAGATTTCCAAAGATAAATTTTTTCTGCAGCTTTATTCCAATAGTTGATCCGATGATTAAAATCTGTTCCAATCACTGCATCTAATACATTATTCAACATATTAGCTTGTTTTGCAATATGACTTTGGACATTGTACTCTGCTGTAATATCTCGAAAAACGAGA
This genomic stretch from Leptospira harrisiae harbors:
- a CDS encoding PAS domain S-box protein, with product MTLVADKSILLVEDEALLAMFEKNQLEQGGYLVTHVTNGENAIQLVIREEKPFDLILMDIDLGRGLDGTQTATEILNHKEIPVVFLSSHTERDIVKKTETITSYGYVVKNSGFTVLDASIKMAFKLFEANELTKSKKEHLETVLHSIGDGVIATDSDGKIIRMNPIAEKLTGWTHDEAVGLEINQVFKIVNVKTRSLVENPVDKVLRTNSIVGLANHTVLLSKDGSEYQISDSGSPIKDLNGDTRGVVLVFRDITAEYNVQSHIAKQANMLNNVLDAVIGTDFNHRINYWNKAAEKIYLWKSEEVMGKSVLDTLRTDYLSLTTDHVIAKVNIEGSFIGEVVQVAKDGSNRNIEVNQVLLNDESDLPIGYIAVGRDISERLNAMNHIRESEAKLTQIIESAMDAIISIDQSKRIILFNGAAEKMFGYQSTEIIGQPLDRLIPLDFRNQHDSHIDSFSKTGVSRRAMGALGEIRGLRANGEEFPIEASISQISVKGEKLYTVILRDVSVRNLSESKIQKLLHEKENILKEIHHRVKNNMSSIFTLLTLQARAQSESYVQTILYEAAGRVKSMIVLYDKLYHSETDNTVSLQDYFPAIFKEIVCIFPKLVEVKMDILEDPIELNAKLLSSLGIILNELITNSMKHAFGEKIDAEIGLKIFREGKKIFLEYSDNGVGIPETVSFDHSPGFGLQLIGMLVDQIEGKISIVRNPSSKFLLELTV